The proteins below are encoded in one region of Shewanella algae:
- the phnE gene encoding phosphonate ABC transporter, permease protein PhnE, translating into MLKQYRFVANAPRGPMGWWVLLPIALVSLATLSWTVTGTDTEIGKLVQGLPWIADFIGRMLPPNLSYITDNLIDPALQTLQIALLGTLLSIVLAVPVSLLAARNLSPNAWLYHSSRQVLNVLRGINEIILALIFVAAVGLGPFAGVLALAVHGAGMVGKFFSEAIEEIDQGPIEAMRASGCSTPKIVLFGILPQVLPAWIGVVLYRLEANIRISTILGMVGAGGIGFELMTTMKLFEYENTAACVLVILLLVFATDIISARLRSFIR; encoded by the coding sequence ATGTTGAAACAGTATCGATTTGTGGCCAATGCGCCACGTGGCCCCATGGGCTGGTGGGTGTTGCTGCCCATAGCTTTGGTCTCGCTGGCCACACTCAGCTGGACGGTGACAGGCACAGACACTGAAATTGGCAAATTAGTGCAGGGACTGCCCTGGATAGCCGACTTTATCGGCCGCATGTTGCCTCCCAATCTAAGCTATATCACTGACAACCTGATAGACCCGGCGCTGCAGACCTTGCAAATTGCGCTGTTGGGGACTTTGTTGTCCATAGTGTTGGCCGTGCCGGTCAGCTTACTGGCTGCCCGTAATCTGTCACCCAACGCCTGGCTCTATCACAGCAGTCGTCAGGTGCTGAACGTGCTCAGGGGCATAAATGAAATTATTCTGGCACTGATCTTCGTAGCCGCCGTTGGCCTTGGGCCCTTTGCCGGTGTGCTGGCGTTGGCAGTGCATGGTGCAGGCATGGTGGGCAAGTTCTTCTCTGAAGCGATTGAAGAGATAGATCAGGGCCCGATAGAGGCGATGCGCGCCTCAGGTTGCTCGACGCCGAAAATCGTGCTGTTCGGCATACTGCCACAGGTATTGCCGGCATGGATCGGGGTGGTGCTGTACCGCCTGGAAGCCAATATCCGTATCTCCACTATTCTGGGAATGGTCGGCGCCGGAGGCATAGGCTTTGAGCTGATGACCACCATGAAGTTATTCGAGTATGAGAATACCGCCGCTTGTGTGCTGGTTATCCTCTTGCTGGTGTTTGCTACCGACATCATCTCCGCCAGATTACGCAGTTTTATTCGCTGA
- the phnX gene encoding phosphonoacetaldehyde hydrolase gives MSKVAGVIFDWAGTTVDFGSFAPTSIFVEAFAQAYDFELSLKEARGPMGLGKWDHIRALGDTPAIAERWLAQFGRPMSEEDVDVIYRRFMPLQIAKVGEFADLIPGTLETVAWLRQQEIKIGSCSGYPREVMAELLPAAKARGFVPDSVVATGELSAGGRPGPWMALQNVLNLGIADVGHCLKVDDSAPGIHEGRSAGMWTVGLSLSGNESGMTLADFLAATEADKVFARRTASVNLAAAGAHYIIDTIAQLPEVVLDINARLARGERP, from the coding sequence ATGTCAAAAGTAGCGGGTGTGATATTCGATTGGGCCGGAACCACAGTGGACTTTGGTTCCTTTGCACCGACCAGTATCTTTGTCGAGGCCTTTGCCCAGGCCTACGATTTCGAACTTTCACTCAAGGAAGCCCGTGGCCCCATGGGGTTGGGTAAGTGGGACCATATTCGCGCTCTGGGTGATACTCCAGCCATCGCTGAACGCTGGCTGGCGCAATTCGGCCGTCCTATGAGTGAGGAGGATGTCGATGTTATCTACCGGCGTTTTATGCCGTTGCAAATTGCCAAGGTCGGCGAGTTTGCCGACCTTATCCCGGGGACGCTGGAGACAGTAGCCTGGCTCAGGCAGCAAGAGATCAAAATAGGTTCTTGCAGCGGTTATCCTAGGGAAGTGATGGCTGAGTTGTTGCCGGCGGCCAAGGCGCGCGGCTTTGTTCCCGACTCTGTGGTCGCTACCGGTGAACTCAGTGCCGGTGGCCGTCCAGGCCCTTGGATGGCGCTGCAAAACGTGCTCAATCTGGGGATTGCCGATGTTGGACATTGCCTCAAGGTGGATGATTCGGCGCCTGGCATTCACGAAGGGCGCAGTGCCGGCATGTGGACTGTAGGTCTGAGTCTTTCCGGTAACGAATCCGGTATGACACTGGCAGACTTTCTGGCTGCTACAGAGGCCGACAAGGTGTTTGCCCGCCGTACCGCTTCTGTCAATCTGGCTGCTGCAGGGGCGCACTACATCATTGATACTATTGCGCAGTTGCCTGAGGTAGTGCTGGATATCAACGCCAGATTGGCACGGGGTGAGCGGCCCTGA
- a CDS encoding LysR substrate-binding domain-containing protein, with protein sequence MSKPQISLAQIRAFCALAQQRSFKEAAEHLQVSQPSIINQIASLEEAYGAKLFLRQRENNRLTQLGVALLPSFRAILSQLKEAEFILLSHSISQTGELHIAAVNPVRLSAIVREFRLIYPNIKVNITFAASNKVLQLLETEAVDAGFFVLPQSQPGLQAFHYYRYKLMAILPRDHRLCRKDTLSIEDFANEELLIREPGSLTRKLFLGALKNAGIVPQLAYELGSRESVREAVAQGLGISVVAEDEHTPHEQIVTKRIVSDQLKASSSLVVHNKQLNSPMIKTLIALVAQHKDTQINV encoded by the coding sequence ATGTCCAAGCCTCAAATTTCACTCGCTCAGATCCGCGCCTTCTGTGCTCTGGCGCAGCAGCGCAGTTTTAAAGAGGCCGCCGAACACCTGCAAGTATCGCAACCCTCTATCATCAATCAGATAGCCTCTTTGGAAGAAGCCTATGGCGCCAAGCTATTTCTGCGCCAGCGGGAAAATAATCGCCTGACCCAGCTCGGGGTGGCACTGTTGCCTTCATTCAGGGCAATACTCAGCCAGCTGAAAGAAGCCGAGTTTATTTTGCTTTCCCACAGCATAAGCCAAACCGGCGAGCTGCATATCGCCGCCGTCAACCCTGTCAGACTGTCGGCCATAGTGCGCGAGTTTCGGCTTATTTACCCCAACATCAAGGTCAATATCACCTTTGCCGCCTCCAACAAGGTATTGCAACTGCTGGAGACAGAAGCTGTGGATGCCGGTTTCTTTGTCCTGCCACAGAGTCAGCCAGGGCTGCAGGCTTTCCATTATTATCGCTATAAGCTGATGGCGATTTTGCCAAGAGACCATCGGCTGTGTCGTAAGGACACCCTGAGCATAGAAGACTTTGCCAATGAGGAGCTATTGATCCGCGAGCCAGGTTCCCTGACCCGCAAGCTGTTTCTTGGCGCGCTGAAAAACGCGGGCATTGTCCCTCAGCTTGCCTATGAACTGGGCAGCCGCGAATCGGTGCGCGAAGCTGTCGCCCAGGGCCTGGGTATCTCTGTGGTGGCCGAGGATGAGCATACGCCCCACGAACAGATAGTAACCAAGCGGATTGTCAGTGACCAGCTCAAGGCCAGCAGCAGCCTGGTGGTACACAATAAACAGCTCAACTCCCCCATGATAAAGACCCTGATAGCCCTAGTCGCCCAGCACAAGGATACCCAGATAAATGTTTGA
- the phnD gene encoding phosphonate ABC transporter substrate-binding protein — protein sequence MNKLNQLLLTLSLTGAAIFSQSALALESLKIALIPSEDSRAMIKQSQALMDELGKQLGIKVEGFVATDYNGVIEALRAKHIDIAYLGPFSYVKATQVTDVEAFVVAETKKKGAVAYHSQIIARADSDIKDIQDLKGKDFAFVDPTSTSGYVFPMVGLKHAGIEPKDDFANLIYTGAHDANILAVKNRRVDAATVADRILSAAVDKGMIGSEEYRVVWRSPAIPESPMVWRKDLAEEDKQKIRTAFLSLKNLQFGDQGEVNRYVATDDAAYDVVREAAKLARQ from the coding sequence ATGAACAAGCTCAATCAACTGCTGCTCACTCTGAGCCTTACCGGGGCGGCTATTTTCAGCCAAAGTGCGCTGGCATTGGAGTCGCTGAAAATAGCCTTGATCCCATCGGAAGATTCCCGCGCCATGATCAAACAGTCACAGGCGCTGATGGATGAACTGGGTAAACAATTGGGGATTAAGGTCGAAGGCTTTGTTGCTACCGACTACAACGGGGTGATAGAAGCGCTGAGAGCCAAGCATATTGATATCGCCTATCTGGGTCCCTTCTCTTATGTCAAGGCGACTCAGGTCACGGATGTTGAGGCCTTTGTGGTGGCCGAAACCAAGAAGAAGGGCGCTGTGGCCTATCACAGCCAGATCATCGCCAGAGCCGATTCAGATATCAAAGATATTCAGGATCTTAAGGGTAAAGACTTCGCCTTTGTCGACCCTACTTCCACCTCAGGTTATGTGTTTCCTATGGTGGGATTGAAGCATGCCGGTATTGAACCCAAAGACGACTTTGCCAACCTCATCTACACAGGGGCTCACGATGCCAACATACTGGCAGTGAAAAATCGCCGGGTGGATGCTGCGACTGTGGCCGACAGGATCCTCAGTGCCGCCGTCGACAAAGGCATGATCGGCAGTGAGGAATACCGTGTGGTTTGGCGCTCGCCGGCTATCCCCGAGTCTCCCATGGTTTGGCGTAAAGACCTGGCCGAAGAAGACAAGCAGAAGATCCGCACTGCCTTCCTGAGCCTGAAGAATCTGCAGTTTGGCGATCAGGGTGAGGTCAATCGCTATGTGGCTACAGATGATGCCGCATACGATGTTGTCCGCGAAGCTGCCAAGTTGGCACGGCAGTAA
- the phnC gene encoding phosphonate ABC transporter ATP-binding protein gives MIEVRNLSKAYGETRVLEDINFKVEAGEFVVVLGPSGAGKSTLLRCINRLTPPSSGEVLIDGESYPVGDKHAYRILSQRIAMVFQHHNLVDRLSVIKNVLTGRMAKIPFWACLLQLFPKQDVEAALNAIAQVGLEEKAWNRADNLSGGQQQRVGIARALAQEPDLILADEPVASLDPKTSRQILGYIREVSRKNNIAVLCNLHQIDYAMEFGQRIIGISGGHIVFNGKPEELTPEIVAQIYPGLEDEGIAKLVSRTAEELRRKKAGAPVLKEALC, from the coding sequence ATGATTGAAGTCAGAAACTTGAGTAAAGCATACGGCGAGACCCGGGTATTGGAAGATATCAACTTCAAGGTCGAAGCCGGTGAGTTTGTCGTGGTACTCGGCCCCTCGGGGGCGGGAAAGTCCACGCTGCTGCGCTGCATCAACCGCCTGACGCCGCCTTCCAGCGGTGAGGTGTTGATCGACGGCGAGTCCTATCCGGTGGGAGACAAGCATGCCTACCGAATATTATCTCAGCGAATTGCGATGGTGTTTCAGCATCATAATCTTGTTGATCGTTTATCTGTAATCAAAAACGTGCTCACCGGGCGCATGGCCAAGATCCCCTTCTGGGCCTGTCTGTTGCAGCTGTTTCCCAAACAGGATGTGGAGGCGGCATTGAACGCCATCGCCCAGGTTGGACTGGAGGAGAAGGCCTGGAATCGCGCCGATAACCTCAGCGGCGGCCAGCAGCAAAGGGTTGGCATCGCCAGGGCGCTGGCCCAGGAGCCTGACCTTATATTGGCCGACGAGCCAGTGGCCAGTCTCGATCCCAAGACCTCAAGGCAGATCCTGGGGTATATCCGCGAAGTGAGCCGCAAGAACAACATCGCCGTGCTCTGCAACCTGCACCAGATAGATTACGCCATGGAATTCGGCCAAAGGATCATAGGGATCTCCGGCGGCCACATAGTCTTCAACGGCAAGCCCGAGGAGCTGACCCCCGAGATAGTGGCGCAGATCTATCCCGGCCTGGAAGATGAAGGCATTGCCAAGTTGGTCAGTCGCACCGCCGAGGAACTGCGGCGCAAGAAGGCCGGCGCACCGGTGTTGAAGGAGGCCCTATGTTGA
- a CDS encoding phosphonoacetaldehyde reductase: MYRYHNPVEIITGLGALRALESRVAQQDYVLLTHPGQTFTTMAERVIAAAGRPPRACLTDVEDNPSLANLQRLCRQLQALPAKPALLLALGGGSVIDACKVLCATGGDFDRLRAMLNGAEPVAPLPYIAIPTTSGTGSEVTCWATVWDPEMQRKHSLAHPALYARSALLEPELTLSLPLNLSISTALDALSHALESLWNHNRNPLSSQYAVRAAQMILSQLPRLKLCSHELALRETLQLASLFAGLAFSNTKTSLAHNISYRVTLEKGVSHGQACSFTLPMIIRAMSGDTQVQPLLEQIFGCQPLLAAERLEQLLLRLGIDVDPRRYGYRPQQWLALVAEAADGQRGRNFSGDPQRLLALYQQSFQMDEVISCQK; encoded by the coding sequence ATGTACAGATATCACAATCCTGTAGAGATAATTACAGGGCTGGGGGCCCTGCGCGCCCTTGAATCCCGGGTGGCACAACAAGACTACGTGCTGCTGACCCACCCAGGGCAGACGTTTACGACCATGGCAGAGCGGGTGATTGCCGCAGCCGGTAGGCCTCCACGGGCTTGCTTGACCGATGTGGAAGACAATCCTTCACTGGCCAACCTGCAGCGTCTGTGTCGGCAATTACAGGCCCTGCCAGCCAAGCCAGCGCTGCTGTTGGCGTTGGGCGGTGGCTCGGTGATAGATGCCTGCAAGGTACTTTGTGCCACAGGGGGCGATTTTGACCGCCTGAGAGCCATGCTCAATGGAGCCGAGCCCGTGGCGCCCTTGCCCTATATCGCGATTCCCACCACCTCGGGTACCGGCAGCGAAGTGACCTGCTGGGCCACGGTTTGGGATCCCGAGATGCAGCGTAAGCACTCCTTGGCGCACCCGGCGCTTTATGCCCGGAGCGCTTTGTTGGAGCCCGAGTTGACCTTGAGTTTGCCACTGAATCTCAGCATTTCTACCGCACTCGATGCCCTGTCTCATGCGCTGGAAAGCCTGTGGAATCACAACCGGAATCCGCTGAGCAGCCAATATGCAGTGAGAGCAGCACAGATGATTTTATCTCAGCTACCTAGGCTTAAGCTTTGCAGTCATGAACTGGCACTACGGGAGACACTGCAGCTGGCCTCCCTGTTTGCCGGATTGGCGTTTTCCAATACCAAGACCTCACTGGCACATAACATCTCCTACCGGGTGACGTTGGAAAAAGGGGTCAGCCACGGCCAAGCATGCAGCTTTACTCTGCCGATGATCATCCGCGCCATGAGTGGCGATACCCAGGTACAGCCGCTGTTGGAGCAGATTTTTGGTTGCCAGCCACTATTGGCCGCAGAGCGGTTGGAACAGCTACTGCTCAGGCTGGGTATCGATGTTGACCCCAGACGTTATGGTTATCGGCCCCAGCAGTGGCTGGCACTGGTAGCCGAAGCGGCCGATGGTCAGCGAGGGCGCAACTTCAGCGGCGACCCGCAGCGCCTGTTGGCGCTCTATCAACAAAGTTTTCAGATGGATGAGGTAATTTCATGTCAAAAGTAG